A window of Nonomuraea angiospora genomic DNA:
GCTGCCGCACGCTCATGCTCACCGGCCACGGCAAGCCGGGCCACCTGCGCCGCGCGCTCGCCTCCCAGGTGGACGGCTTCATCCTGAAGACCGCCTCGCCGGAGGAGCTGACGGGCGCGATCAGGAAGGTGGCGCGGGGCGAACGGGTTCTGGACCCCTCGCTCGCCAGCACCGCGTGGAACCTGGCCGACAACCCCCTCACCTCGCGCGAGGCCGACGTCCTGCGGCTGGTCGCGGCGGGCGCCGAGGCGACCGAGATCGCGGACCGGCTCTTCCTGAGCGCGGGGACCGTCCGCAACTACATCACCGCGATCGTCGC
This region includes:
- a CDS encoding response regulator transcription factor — translated: MIRILLAEDQHVIREALVTLISIEPDIEVVHAVESGDAVVSAALVHQPDVAVLDVDMPGTIDGLDAAGELRAKLPGCRTLMLTGHGKPGHLRRALASQVDGFILKTASPEELTGAIRKVARGERVLDPSLASTAWNLADNPLTSREADVLRLVAAGAEATEIADRLFLSAGTVRNYITAIVAKLNARNRTDAVRIATEAGWI